The Quercus robur chromosome 3, dhQueRobu3.1, whole genome shotgun sequence DNA segment AGGACGGAACTGAAATAGCCATAGAAATTTGACACTTCAGTCATGAGCATGACTTAAAGCTTTCGGATGATGAGGTTCTAGATAATGAAAAATGCAACGGGTGCGTACAAGCAATTCCCCTCCCTTTTACAGTTGTTTAAATTGTAGCTTCTTTCTACATGAATCTTGTGCTAAATTACCTAGAAAAAAACGACACCCATTTCATCAACACTTACTCACCCTCTTCCATGTGAATACGACATTTGAGTGTTATGCCTGTAAACGTAATTTCAATGGCTTCACCTATTGGTGTGGTATATGCCAGTTTAAACTTGATTTTCAATGTAGTTTAATCTTAGACATCCTTACCCACCCTGGTCATGAGCATCAACTTCTCTCAAGCATAGAATCTAAACATAATTGCAGTTGTTGTGATTCTAAAATTTCCCCAATATTCCGTTGTACCACTTGCAAATTTGCTTTGGATTTCAAATGTGCAACACTACCACAAACTGCAAGGTACAAACAACATGAGCATCCCTTCACTCTCCGTTATACTGCTGAAGATGAATCGGGTGAATATTATTGTGATATCTGTGAAGAAGAACGCAACTCAAAGCATTGGTTCTACTATTGTGCAAATTGCGATTATCCTGCACATACCAGATGTATTCTTGGAAAAAACCCAAATGTCAAGTAACGCATATGATGGTCACCTATTTGGAGGTGTTAACACATTTGACTGTCACCCACACACCATTACTTTCATTGAGGAAATTATAGACTGCCCTCGATATACTAGTTCTTGCAAAGAGTTGATCTATCAATGGGCCCAATGTAATTTCTAGATGCACTTTTATTGtttatagaaagaaaaatattgtttaaatttttattctatacTAAACATAGTACACAGAATTTTTGGTGCATGAAATCTGTAATTcttattctatttattttattttatttacttttgaacTTAAGCTTAGCTTATTAGGATTGTTGTTTCGTACCTCTCAAATGGCCACAACATTTAATGTATTGTCACATTTactatatttaatttttggtccTACAAGCAACTTACTAAATTCTTCATTGAACCTACCAATCTGGATGCTGGCACTAACCTTTAGATGagttttttctctatttgttttggtATGTTTGGGTTCTTGAACGACATTTAAGCTGATTGTTGGTGATTATGTTTGTTTAGTCCTTGGGACATTGGTCAATTCCTGATGATGTGACCATTTTGGGGCTATGGATGGTGTTTGGAGGTGTATCCTACCTTTTTGAAAAAACGCCTTAGAAACCTTTTCTTAAACTGcatcaattacaaaatatacaagTAGTTTAGGCTCATAAGTTTAAAATGCAGTAttgtttttggtaaatttgatttttattttgtggcaACCATAATTAATAGTTATtcctaaataaattttttttgaagttatatAGAATTTTCCTAGAAGTAATTGTTAGTAAAACTTTAAGCTGGACTTTTCTTCTAAAAGATGTCTACTATTTTGCTTAAATAATTCATGATATGCCAAAAATGTTAACTTTGCTAGATTCCAAGTGTGAAGAAATCGTATTAGATGGAGGGGAAAGTTGTGGCCTTCAAAATAATTTGTCAGGGCAACTATGCAATCTTAGAGAATATAAGAATTCACAAAAGTAGGTAGCCAAACCTAGAAAGGATGGTCTTCCTCTGAATTTATAATCAATtaagtcaatttatttttgtttacttcCCTTATGTgctattaattttcttttggcaaTGGACCCACTGGAGCATTGGAGGAGTGATGTCACCATCCAGGTAGAAATTGCTCCTTCACCCATCTACTGGCCTGAGAAATATTGTAAGAGTTTCAATcttatttcctaaaaaaaaaaaaattactttagaTTGTGGTGTATATGTCTAACAAGTGGGATTTATTAAAGTcatatattttgtgaaatttctttcGAATGTCTGAAATTCTATGCACTATTTATTCACTATTTATTCATTGAATTGCATACAGTTTTTACGACAAGCATATGTGGAGGCAACTGATTTCTTTAACCTGAAAGGGTGAAAAAGTTGTGAACAATTCTATAATGGTGAAATTTCTTTATAACCTTTGATATGATTTGTTGCATATGTAACTCAACATTGCTTTTATTGTTGCAAATGATGAATTGCAtatatttgtgtaattttttagtTTACCACTTTATAACTGATTAGTGAGCTCTAAAGATGTCAAAGCTGATTAAAATTGAAATGGTAGAGCAACTCAAGGATTCATTTTATAACCTTGTATATGGGTAACAGTGTTGGGTCATAGACTGTTTATTTCTAGCGAAGATGTTGGCATTTACAAGAAAGGTGGGTTTATCTTTGATGGAATGGTCTGAGATGGAGTATTTAGATGGACAATAGAAGTAGGGGATAGAGTATATTCACTATTGCTTGAAGCAGAATGCattgaagaaacaaagaaatctTATGCTGGATCTGATTAATTGATTAGGACAATAATAATGGAGAACAAGATCCATACTTATCTTGAGTCTCTCTACTTAGTAGAGTCATTCAAGTTTTGATGCTGCTATGAGCTTTCTAATCTGAGATTGGAATAATATTGATTTAAGGAAAATTGAGTGGCCATGAGAAGAATGGATGGTGGAATGACTAGTTTGAGGGAGTTCCCCCTCTAAGAATTGCTTTTTTGTTTAAacggtctttttttttttttttaatagaaaaaactTTATTGAAAACCAAAACAGGCAAAAAACAGAATAGCAATGGGACTGCCAATAACTTACTAACGGCCTCCTCTAAGGTTACATTTACAACAGCAAATGGGTTATTCCctaaatcaaaagattcaaaaataGAGTTAAGCATAGACCATCTAGCTAAGGAGTGGGCTGCTCTGTTTGCAATGCTCGTGAAAGATTCTTATCAAATTTTTGCAAACGTGCTCATAAACCATAGATTTGTTCTAAAAAACAATTTGGTTTCTACACTTCCATACCCGTTCAATTACCAGAGCACCAAACTTGCTCATAAATATCAATGATGAAGCTCGTGAGCTTATTAGTATTGCTTGGCTTTGTTtcacataaaattttcaaattgaatgATGTGgggtatatatattttcattattattaagcACTTTTGAAAGCAATACTATAGttattttagatatataatACTCGAAACTTTAAGCTATTGGCTAATGTTAGCACAACAATGCTATTTGCACATTTTGTTGCACACCTGATTTCACACTTGACCTCTAGGCcttcattttatattaaaacAGTGATAACATTTCC contains these protein-coding regions:
- the LOC126716529 gene encoding uncharacterized protein LOC126716529, which codes for MSFTCDLCAKEVKGIPNQCALCGFWVHNSCGSLPRRLKVIRHKHLLHLTHSYLEVRLHQSDSRFCQLCVQKVNTNYGFYYCSKCDFVAHLDCAADYRNRENINLQELKEGENEDPELDQSVDSAAYKVKNIKEREDGTEIAIEKMQRVRTSNSPPFYSCLNCSFFLHESCAKLPRKKRHPFHQHLLTLFHVNTTFECYACKRNFNGFTYWCGICQFKLDFQCSLILDILTHPGHEHQLLSSIESKHNCSCCDSKISPIFRCTTCKFALDFKCATLPQTARYKQHEHPFTLRYTAEDESGEYYCDICEEERNSKHWFYYCANCDYPAHTRCILGKNPNVK